The following coding sequences are from one Haploplasma axanthum window:
- a CDS encoding ABC transporter permease, whose amino-acid sequence MKNYILKRLGLMVITFFIIIFMIFVFIKLMPNFYQVGLGQDPEVYQKWLENQGYNKPIVTQFFMWIGNIVRDGDFGISFHKNNVPVATYVLTRLPRTIRINIFPFLISVPIGITFGIIAALKKNKLTDHAISIGVVFFISVPMFVVAVLLQYFLVYEWKILPEAKVDNLAPLFSKQAILTRILPIFVLSLGTIAGWTRSLRAELTETLTSEFMLLARAKGLTKGQATVRHALRNAFVPFAPAIIGGFISLLGGSLIIERTFGITGIGGAFLEALEQPKGIPDYPMFMMLNMFYVSIGLLAAIIGDLSYGIIDPRIRIGGGKS is encoded by the coding sequence ATGAAGAATTACATATTGAAAAGACTTGGACTAATGGTTATAACTTTCTTTATAATTATTTTTATGATTTTTGTATTTATTAAGTTAATGCCTAATTTTTATCAAGTTGGTTTAGGACAAGATCCTGAAGTATATCAAAAATGGTTGGAAAATCAAGGTTATAACAAACCAATTGTCACACAATTTTTTATGTGGATTGGAAATATAGTTAGAGACGGAGATTTTGGTATATCATTCCATAAGAATAACGTACCAGTTGCTACATATGTATTAACTAGATTACCAAGAACGATAAGAATAAATATTTTCCCATTTTTAATATCTGTTCCGATTGGAATTACATTTGGAATAATAGCGGCACTTAAAAAGAATAAATTGACAGATCATGCTATTTCTATAGGGGTTGTATTCTTTATTTCTGTACCTATGTTTGTTGTTGCTGTATTATTACAATATTTTTTAGTTTATGAATGGAAAATTTTACCAGAAGCAAAGGTTGATAATTTAGCTCCTTTATTTTCTAAACAGGCAATATTAACAAGGATATTACCAATTTTTGTATTATCTTTAGGTACAATTGCAGGATGGACTAGATCACTAAGAGCAGAATTAACTGAAACATTAACTTCGGAATTTATGTTACTTGCACGTGCAAAAGGTTTAACTAAAGGTCAAGCTACAGTTAGACATGCACTTAGAAATGCATTTGTTCCATTCGCACCTGCAATAATTGGTGGATTTATTTCATTATTAGGAGGTTCGTTAATTATTGAACGTACATTTGGTATTACCGGTATAGGTGGAGCTTTCTTAGAAGCATTAGAACAGCCGAAAGGTATTCCTGATTATCCGATGTTTATGATGCTTAATATGTTTTATGTATCAATTGGATTGCTTGCTGCAATAATTGGTGATTTGTCTTATGGAATAATTGATCCAAGAATTAGAATTGGTGGTGGAAAATCATGA
- a CDS encoding ABC transporter permease, with protein MIERHLNEDDFKFINQEIVIKDEALKSKPIGYYQDAWLRFKKNKTSVVAMYIILIMLALTLVGPYFRQYTLPKENGTMALRFDKLPEKVPGLESLGIFDGSKVVSGMSREYYESLPEGIVKRVVHEVDPNNPGAMVVEVDYYRYHRYFNIYGKQLVNGERGLVTSTLSKDDYEKALERNAVVNLVSVNRNDYTVQLDIYRFSFDKDVDDVYFWFGTTENGDDLFTQLWTGSRISILLGLLVTVINITIGVILGSIVGYFGSTLDIIFERIVDVLSNIPFMIVITLLLLRFGSGIGVIVFAFVFTGWIGAYSSTRIQVYRYKNREYVLAARSYGSSDRQIITKHILPNAIGTLITSFSLALPSFIFAESTYSYLGIINYPGIQSVGRLLSDGQAVMHTHFHALLYPALYIGLLMLSFNMFSNGLRDAFNPSLRGIDE; from the coding sequence ATGATTGAAAGACATTTAAATGAAGATGATTTTAAATTTATTAATCAAGAAATAGTTATAAAAGATGAAGCGTTAAAATCTAAACCAATAGGATACTATCAAGATGCATGGTTACGTTTTAAGAAAAATAAAACATCAGTTGTTGCGATGTATATAATTTTGATTATGCTAGCCTTAACATTAGTTGGACCATATTTTAGACAATATACATTACCAAAAGAAAATGGTACTATGGCACTTAGATTTGATAAATTACCAGAAAAAGTTCCAGGTTTAGAATCGTTAGGTATTTTTGATGGTAGTAAAGTTGTTTCTGGGATGTCAAGAGAGTATTATGAATCGTTACCTGAAGGAATTGTTAAAAGAGTAGTTCATGAAGTTGATCCTAATAACCCAGGGGCAATGGTTGTTGAAGTAGATTATTATAGATATCATAGATATTTTAATATTTATGGTAAACAACTAGTAAATGGCGAAAGAGGACTTGTAACAAGTACATTGTCAAAAGATGATTATGAAAAAGCTCTTGAGAGAAATGCTGTAGTTAATTTAGTTTCAGTTAATAGAAATGATTATACTGTACAACTTGATATCTATAGATTTTCATTTGATAAAGATGTAGATGATGTATATTTTTGGTTCGGTACAACTGAAAATGGAGATGACTTATTTACTCAACTTTGGACAGGTTCTAGAATTTCAATTTTGCTTGGACTCTTAGTAACTGTTATTAATATTACAATAGGGGTTATTTTAGGTTCAATTGTTGGATATTTTGGTTCAACGTTAGATATAATATTCGAACGTATAGTTGATGTACTATCAAATATACCATTTATGATTGTTATTACGTTATTATTGTTAAGATTCGGTAGTGGAATAGGTGTAATTGTCTTTGCCTTTGTATTCACCGGGTGGATTGGCGCATATTCATCAACACGTATTCAAGTATATAGATATAAGAATAGAGAATATGTCTTAGCTGCTCGTTCATATGGTTCAAGTGACAGACAAATAATTACAAAACATATTCTTCCAAATGCTATTGGGACACTGATTACATCATTTTCATTAGCATTACCAAGTTTCATATTTGCTGAATCGACATATTCATATTTAGGAATCATTAATTATCCTGGTATTCAAAGTGTAGGTAGATTATTATCAGATGGGCAAGCTGTTATGCATACGCATTTCCATGCTCTTCTATATCCTGCTTTATACATAGGTTTATTAATGCTATCATTTAATATGTTTAGTAATGGATTACGTGATGCATTTAATCCATCATTGAGAGGAATTGATGAATAA